The sequence CCACCCGCAGGCCGAAACCGCCTGGCTGCGGCTGCATCACGTAGCCGGGGCGGAGCATGCAATCAATCTGCAGCCCGTCGTCCCGGCGGACGCGCCGAACGCCCAAGGGCACGTCCTGTTCCAGCCCGGCGACGTGAAAGAATATCGCTATAGTTTCACCGTCCAGGCGGCCAGCGAGATGATTTTAGCCCGCATCAACCCGGTCCAGGGGCAGGACAAAAATTGGTCCAACAACCGGGCCGAAGCGCCGATCTTGCGGCCCTGTACCGACATCTCGGTCAAACTGTCTCAACATCCCGCTGGCAAGCGGTTTGTCGGCGACAACACCCAGCTGACGGCCGTCGTCACGCGGGGCAGAGACGGCCCCGCCGGCCCGGTCGGCGTTCGGTTCAGGTTCGGCCACGGTTCCTGGCAAAACTTCACCTTGGCTCAGGGCCAAAGCCGCACCTTCAGTGATGTGGTGCGTCACGACCGGGCGGGGAATGTCACCTACTCCGCCGAAGCTTGGCCGGTGGGGATCGAAGACTGCAACCCGGCGAACAACCGGGCGGAAGCGAGGGTACGGGTCGAAGAGCGACTAGAGTTTGAGATACCCGATTCGCCGCTTCGGTATGAGATAATCTCATGATGATGAAAGTGAAAAACGACGAACGCGGCTTTGCGCTCTTATTCACCGTCCTGACGATTTCTATCCTGCTCCTTTTCGCTGGGCTGGCGACCGACTTCGCCCGGCTGTGGGTGGCAAGGGAAGACCTTCGGACCGCGGTGGACGCCGCCGCGCTGGCGGGCTCGCTGGAAGCACAACGGATGGTAAAAATTACCGTGGGCCAAGGGGAGTGGGTATGTACCACTAGCGCAGACGGTGTGGTGAGTTGCAGTTGCGAATGGAAACCGCCCCGGACGATGACCGGGGCGGAAGCACATCTCATCGACCGGGGCGGGTGGCGGCAGCACAGATGTGACTATTTTTTGGGGATCGAACGCCGCTGGATCGAGTACCCGGCGAGTGCAAGAACCGTGGCCCAGGAAACGCTGGATGTGAACTGGCCCCGCTTCATGCGCCCCGAAGCGGGGGGTGCAAAGACCAGCGAAAGCGTTGAAATATTCCGGAGCGGTTCGCAGTACCCGTCGGTAAGGGTGCGGGCGGCGGGGACGATGGACACGACGCTTTTAAAGGTCGCGGGGA is a genomic window of Bacillota bacterium containing:
- a CDS encoding Tad domain-containing protein, translated to MMKVKNDERGFALLFTVLTISILLLFAGLATDFARLWVAREDLRTAVDAAALAGSLEAQRMVKITVGQGEWVCTTSADGVVSCSCEWKPPRTMTGAEAHLIDRGGWRQHRCDYFLGIERRWIEYPASARTVAQETLDVNWPRFMRPEAGGAKTSESVEIFRSGSQYPSVRVRAAGTMDTTLLKVAGIESLAAADCGQAGTFYERIEGGRKQGENPPPGDACP